The following coding sequences lie in one Mycobacterium sp. Z3061 genomic window:
- a CDS encoding LysR family transcriptional regulator, whose translation MNLQQLRYVLAVAETRSFTRAADGLFVVQSALSQQVRKLEDELGVPIFNRTTRSVSLTPAGEALTPLMRQVIAGVDQLAVDAQALRGTVTGRLTVGMMEIPSESLDVAALMATFHARYPDVTVTLRSGGSDLLVQATRERKLDVAIVGSNTARSTDLACEHLFSESLVAVLPVTHALAGKSSVTLDELAALPFIDFPPGYGLRRETDRGFAAVKRRVAFEVTRVDEVIHFVCEDLGVALLPESVARSRAQTNPTLVLLPVQNADLRREVHLVAPQVQLQSAATRAFIQCVHEHIRHRR comes from the coding sequence ATGAATTTGCAGCAGCTGCGTTACGTCCTTGCCGTGGCGGAGACCCGGAGCTTCACCCGCGCGGCGGACGGACTGTTCGTGGTGCAGTCCGCGCTGAGTCAACAGGTGCGCAAACTCGAAGACGAGCTCGGCGTGCCGATCTTCAACCGCACCACCCGGTCGGTCTCGCTGACGCCGGCCGGCGAGGCCCTGACGCCGTTGATGCGCCAGGTCATCGCCGGGGTGGACCAACTCGCCGTCGATGCCCAAGCGCTGCGCGGCACCGTGACCGGACGGCTCACGGTCGGGATGATGGAAATTCCGTCGGAGAGCCTGGACGTCGCCGCGCTGATGGCGACTTTTCATGCCCGGTACCCCGATGTCACCGTGACCCTGCGCAGCGGCGGCAGCGACCTGCTGGTCCAAGCCACCCGGGAACGCAAGCTCGACGTCGCGATCGTCGGCTCCAACACCGCACGATCGACCGACCTGGCTTGCGAGCACCTGTTCTCCGAATCGCTGGTCGCCGTCCTGCCGGTGACGCATGCACTGGCCGGGAAGTCCTCGGTCACGCTCGACGAGCTGGCGGCGCTTCCGTTCATCGACTTCCCGCCTGGTTACGGGCTGCGGCGCGAGACCGATCGGGGGTTCGCCGCGGTCAAACGCCGGGTGGCGTTCGAGGTCACCCGCGTGGACGAGGTGATCCACTTCGTCTGCGAGGACCTCGGCGTGGCATTGCTGCCCGAATCGGTGGCACGCAGCCGGGCGCAGACGAATCCGACGCTGGTGTTACTGCCCGTGCAGAACGCGGACCTGCGGCGCGAGGTTCACCTGGTAGCGCCGCAGGTCCAGCTCCAATCCGCGGCTACCCGGGCATTCATCCAGTGCGTGCACGAACACATCAGGCACCGCCGCTGA
- a CDS encoding TetR/AcrR family transcriptional regulator produces the protein MSPKVRDGETTRAAILAIARAQFGDHGFERTTIRSVASAAGVDPALVMHYFGSKAELFAAASRFDVTFPDLADVAPDRIAEILLPLFVSVWGPQGPFLPLLRAAATNKAAAAALLEVFVDRVAPALAAAVPDRPAERAALVGAQVLGLATARYILCIPALAEMDDAQLIEWLRPVLAHYLTGSVSGGA, from the coding sequence ATGTCCCCTAAAGTGCGTGACGGCGAGACCACCCGAGCCGCGATCCTGGCGATCGCGCGTGCGCAGTTCGGCGACCATGGCTTTGAGCGCACCACCATTCGTTCGGTCGCCTCGGCGGCCGGTGTGGACCCGGCACTGGTCATGCACTACTTCGGTAGCAAGGCCGAATTGTTCGCTGCCGCTTCACGATTCGACGTGACGTTTCCGGACCTCGCCGATGTGGCGCCGGACCGGATCGCCGAGATCCTGCTGCCGCTGTTCGTCTCGGTCTGGGGTCCGCAGGGTCCCTTCCTGCCACTGCTGCGCGCCGCCGCCACCAACAAGGCCGCGGCGGCGGCGCTGCTGGAGGTGTTCGTCGACCGGGTCGCCCCGGCCCTGGCCGCCGCCGTCCCGGACCGCCCCGCCGAGCGGGCCGCGCTGGTGGGCGCGCAGGTGTTGGGGCTGGCGACGGCGCGCTACATCCTGTGCATACCGGCGCTGGCCGAGATGGACGACGCGCAGCTCATCGAATGGCTGCGACCCGTGCTCGCGCACTACCTGACCGGCTCGGTCAGCGGCGGTGCCTGA